The genomic stretch ATGTACCAGCTCTCCTTTGACAAAGGGTCGTTTTCAACCTCCTTTACAGCTCCTGATTGAATCAGCTTCTGCATTTCAGCTCTGTAGGCATCAGCCTGATTGGGATCCTTCAAAAGGCGTCTCTCTATGCTTCGAAGCATGGGCATTACAGATTCCCTGGGTGCTTTCAATGGTGGCATATGTGTATGGCGGAGGAGAGGTGTAGCATACCTTAGGACTCCATCTACCATTATGCGATCTGTTTTAGCCTCAAGCAAAGCCACAGCCTGCTGATCCTGCTTTGATCGTGTCACTTCCTTTTCAGATCTGTAAGGTATGGCATCCACCTGCCAGAGCCGCTCTACGTGCTTAAATAACTCATCTGCTTGAGAGGATGTATACAGGCATAAGGCAGGCTGAGTTGGCCGCCCCATGAACAGACTTGGCCCCTGTAGGGTCCACCCCATCCGGGTGTGGACAGCTGCTGGGCTGCCAGGCGGGCCCAGCCGAACTGGTTCTATAGGAATTATCAGATGTGGCTGGTCTGATCCGATAAGGAGCAGTGGTTTTGCTTGCTTTAAGGCAGGCACTGGTATCCCTTGCAGGTGCTTATACTTCCTTTGTAGCTGATCAACAGGATATGTATGGTGAGCTAGGTTAAGAGGATCAGCTGTGAATGCTCCATCGATCTTGTAGAGGGACCCAGGATTGGTAGCGGCAGCGACACTGAAGGATACTGTATGGCCGTGAAGCATCTGAATGTCTTGGCGGACGGTACGTAGGGGAAGGTCTTCAGGGATGCCTGTCAGACCAAGGGTTTTAGCAGCAGCCGGGAGCAACATGGTTCTCTCTGAACCATCGTCAAGTATCGCAAAGGTGTCTAGAGTTCGTTTCCCATGCCTCAGAAGCACGGGTACTATCTTTAGCAGAACACGATTGCTGGCCCCATGCCGATCCAGGTAAAGGGAACCCGACGCTGAATTGGTAAGGCAACTTTCTTCCCTTCCAGCCACGGCAGTATTGCTTCCCTCAGTTCGTGCATTTATCTCGTGAAGGGCCAGTAGGTGTTTTCCCTGGCAGAGACTGCAGGGTTTTTTCAGTGTACACTGAGCTGCTAGATGCTTTCGGGCGCAACGCCAGCATCGTTTGTTGACTTGGATCCAGTGCTTTATTTCTTCCTTGGAGAGCTTAGTTACATCATTACACTGACTGAAATAATGTTCTGTGCTCTCACAGTAGGCACAATAAGCTTTGCCTTTTGCCTGCCCTCCAGCTTGACTCTCCTTTGGTGGCAGGAAAGTGTGTTTTGAGGGTCCCTTTGCATTATGTAGGACAGTTACAGTCTGTTTGGTGGAACGGGCATCAGCTCTCACACTGGTTCTTTCTCTAAAACCCTTTCCACCAACTTGGCTATCAAACCCCTGACACCATGACTCATGACGAAGCCATTCAGATAAGTCATACAGGGTGTAGATCCCCCCAGGCTGCTTGAACTGGTGTCGACGAAAGTCAGCTCTCTGTTCTGGAGGGAGCTTGCTTATTAGCCGAGCGACATGGGAGCCGCAGTTCAGTTCCACTTCTCCTTCAATCCCCAATGTCTGTAGCAGCCCAACGAGTGACTGCACCTGGAGAGAGAACCTTTGGAAGGCTCCTGTATCACCTCGTCTTATTTCTGGACCATCTAGGACACTTGCAATTTTCTTTAGAGCAAGCTGATGAGGTTGTCCAAATTTATCATGGAGGGCTGCCATAGTCTCAGTATACGGTCGGGGTGAGTTCAGGTACGCATCAGCAATAAGCCTAGCCTCATCAAGCTTAAGATGGTCGACAAGTATCTGATACTTGAAGAGCTCAGTTGTATTAGGAGGGAGCAGGTTCTCCAGAGCCATTCGGAGCCTGGCAAATTCAGAaggatctgaatgaatgaacttTGGAATTGTTGGTTTGGGCCCCCTATATATTAACTCAGGGGAAAAGGGCATGTTTGGGTTATTTTGGTCTGACATCTCACCCCCCGTCCCTTTAACTGGAGAGGAGGGGTTGGCTGGAACTGGTTTCCTTTGTAACAACCCTCTATTGTTTGGTTCCCAACCCGTGTTTCGCCCAGGATGTTGTGGTGGGGAACGAAACATGTCTGCTTTAGGATCCTGATACTGCGGAAGGCATGAAGGATTAGAAAGCTTACCAGGGAGAGTTTCTGCATTAGAGGGAGGGCGGCATTGTAAGCCTTCATCGGAATATTGTTCTTCAAGCTTTAAGTTGGAGAATCCTGCTGGCAggtcttcttctggttcaggccACGGTGGTGGGTCAGGCCACCCTTCCTCATCTTCCTTTAACGGCTCTGTATCAGTTGTGGGTCTGTATGCCCCTTCCGAACTGCTTGTAGGGGGCTGATGAGTATTATGTTGTGAGGCAGTAAGCTGAGCCATATCCTTCCTCAGTGAGTAAGCAGCCTCAATCAATGCTTTAATATCACTCCTTGCTTCACTTAGTTCTCTAAGACCCTCCTGTAATCCTTGCTGTGCTTGCTGAAGCTTCTCTCTTTCTGCCTGCAGAGCTCTAAAGTCTGTATGAAGTGGTGGGATGGAGGGTCCCAGATGATTGGAGAAGGGGGTGTACTCATGTGATAAATCGCTGAAGTTCCAATCCTGCCGACTTCTCTCCAGCAGAGGACTGTTATAGTAGGCCACATTTCTATCACTATAAAAGGGAAACGTGCTGCTGTACTGAGGCTGAACTCCCATACTTCTCGGGAGAGGCTGTGGGCTGTCCCGGTGATACGTTTCCATAAAAGGATGACCTGTATAGTCAACTTCATAGTCATCAAACCGGCTCGGTCGGCGCGTTTGCCGTTTAGGTCTGACATCAGGAGGCGTCATTCCATCTGGTTCCATCTTGAGAACTGTctccggctcgaaggaccaaaTGTTAGGGGGTAATAGGATAGAGGCTGgttcttttcaggttttaacAGCCAACAAGATGGTGTATCGGTCAGGATACAGGTAATAGGGTAATGAGGCTCGCACTCCTTTAACTGTTGCCGTCAGCAGGTTTATTCCACTTCAAATACTCAGTGTTGCCAACAGTCTGCAATAACATATGAATTGCCATTAGGCCAGATATATATTGCAACAGTAGAAGTTTAAACCAAATAAACTTAAACATATCCAAAAAAGGCAAACTTAAACATTAATCTGTGGAAATACATTTCCCCAGCATATTAGATATAATTCTAATTATGTAAATATAGCATCACTTGACTTAAATACTGCAAGAACTTAAAGTGAGCACAGTTTCAATGAAACATAATAAACAGACGTTTTCTAGCTCAAATTATAATGAGTAGCTTTTGGCGCCATCATgtggtcaaataaataaacttcgCCATGGCGTCAGCCAGCAGCACGCCCGATCACAACATGCACACATGACGCACAACCCCGACGCAGCGCACACGCAGCAAAAATCCAAACCGTAAGTAAACAGTTTTAACATAAACTTATGAAGACCAACGGAACTGTTAGGTGTAAAATACTTCTGTGTGTAATCAACAAACCAAGCACCGAATGTGGTAACTTACGTTCATTCATTAACTTAACACTCGGAGCATCGATAGTTCTAACTGCAAACAGCCGACATGCTATGAAGTTAACCGGAAGTAGCAGATAGCGCCCTGAACTTACACCTACGTCACTTCCTGATAGCAGCCGAACCAACATCATAAACAAAGAATGTCTGAGCCTTTTATACAAATTGTATGAATTAATGTATTCATAGTATAATGTGAGAggtaatattttgtgttaaataaattgtaatttaagttctttagctttttttaacatataaatTTATACACAACACCATATTGCATTCTGGGAAAGTGGTCACATTTCATATTTGTATGTGTCATGTTCGCCTTaatgtgtttggcccacatgcagaaaacactcgGGGAAAACAGTTCAGATcacaaaaggtttatttaagtCTAGAGTGACGGGAGCTCTGCCTCTGCAGATCGGGGCACAACGGGGAACCAAAGCCAGGAGACCGGATTAGTCTGGAGAAACGAGAGACACGATTAATAGAGGGAGATGCTAAGTGTATTCCACGGAGATTCGTAAGCTTACCACAAAGCGCGGAAACGCGGGGGGAAGCGCGGGGAGGAAGCGGTGTGGACTCAGCCCTTGCCTACGGGTGGAGTTGACCGGTGTCCGGGAGACCAGTGAGCGGAGGCAGAGGAGAATCTGAGGATGCAGAgcagcgggaggaaccaggtgAACGTCAGAGAAAGCCTTGGATCCAGGTTGAGGGGAACCAACTCGGAAGAAACCAGAGGGACACTTGAGACTTCCACCCCGAAGGGAGACACAGGAGCACGAGAGGTaaccagagagacacagaggaggGTTTTAGTTAGTTTTCTAAGCTTGTAAGGCGAGAAGTCGTGGCCGATCACGTataccacaacggtaacactcagtcatcctccctctgtcCGAGCACAGTTGTTATAGTGCGGCCCATTGATGCTGAACTGTCTGCAGGTGTGCGcgctccgcccaccagtcaaccatgaacacctgtggagagagcagaGGCAGCAGAACCGGCAGCAAGCTGCACGGCCCTGCTGGCTGAGACCTGACAGTATGGCTTTGTAAATATTGCTTAGAGTTAAATTATTCTGTTcagagtgagtttttttttccccaatccaCCTCTTATGATAttatagggctggatgataattcaataacaatatatattgatcgatagacgtgtggcgcgataggaaaaaaaaaaaagggttgataaAAGTTTGATAGAgatagttttccttccttcctttcagcctatcatattagttgatgctacagtcactacttcctctcgaccaatcaaAATCGcagacccaggcacgccgtcacaaagccccgccctctcaaaccacaacacacagcacgtgaatatgtcgcagcaaggagcgtcggaggaaacggtcccaaaacggggttttactagttctccagtctgacagaaataaaccagtgatttgtaaaactcgcaaggaaccggtaaaaacaaagtctggtaatgTAACACACTTGTTTCATCACgcaagccgctcacacccgcagcagcgcgactCCGCATCGGAGGAGGAATCTTCTGGatcaaagcaggtatagcagctaaatgacaaagcgtccaagcggcataaggacatcatgCATGCTTCCTAGTGAGGGATATGCTGCTGTctgtctgcagttgaaaaacctgtTTCAAACAATTACTTGCCACTCTTGatacgcaagtttttctctaacagcgctccctccTTACCTGGCAGGGGAGATACCATGATCAAGAAGGTGGTACACCCACGATCAACGTACCTGGCGAGGGAAATACCATGAGGGAAAAGGATGGCCTCTAATCAGGCTCTGGTTCCAGGGGGAATGCAGTAAGATTTGACTTGAAAAGTTATTTGGAAATCGACAGACTACAATTCAGCAGAATCGTTTTGCAAAAGGAATTGGGTTGTGAATCAACCCAAATGGACTACATATTTTCTTTACCtgggaaaaagatttttaaggtaatttttaCAACCAGTACCCTTTTTGAGAAATGTCTGTGAGCTGCGGATGGGTCTATTTCAATCTCCCAAAGATTCTCAAACATTGAAATGATTTCCCTAACTCAGACTGAACCCAAGGCAATCACGGTCCTCATGTATTCAGAACAAGTTTGCATGGAGCACATTAAGACTTGGTTGGAACTGAGATGTACTGTGACTCAAGGCTATGAATTGAAAGACGAAGATGGTGTCAAAAAACGGGTGgtagacgttttttttttgtccaactaAAGAAAGACCCAACAACCGGAGAGACCCGTCACCTACCACCTGTTATCCAGCTAGGGGCAATTAGGGGCAATGTTTTCTACCCTGGTCAGCCGAAGACCTGCCGCAGGTGTGGCTCCCAGCAGCACCTTTCAGCCGAATGTCAGAACACCCACTGCAAGAACTGTAAAGCTAGCGACCATTTGACCAAGGACTGCCCCCACCCGGTGAACTGCAATCTCTGTGGGGAAGGGGGCCACACTTTCAGAGCTTGCCCCAGGTCATATGCCAATAGAGCCCAGTCGGTTTCACTACAGCAAACAGGAGCGACATCTGACCTGGGAGACGAATTATTACAACAATCAATGGACTTAACGACGAGACCTGCAGAAGACCAGCAGCAAAAGGACACGGAGGAGCGAGAAGGAGCGACCTCATCAATGGAGCCCCGACCAGCAGAGAAGCCTGCGCCCAGCAGAGCCCAATTAGGCTAGATTGGGCCCAACAACCGGAAGCTTCTACAGAGACAACAGTCGTCCCAGAAGGCGCGATAAGAAGCTTCCCCCAAGTCGTGACGACAGGGCAATGCGGGGAAATTTTGGACCTAATGATGAGAGACTTAATACCGCCCCAATCAGAATTAACCCAAGACGTGAATGCTCAGGGATACAGCGCTTCTCTTTTTCCTGAAGAGGACGTAACTCTTGAGGGACTCCAACAGCTGTTTGAGCCAAGAGATGACGAACAATCCAACCCGCGGAAGCGGCCCCAAAACCCTTCAACAGACTCCTCAGGAGGACCAGAAATAGAAAGCTGGCCATCTTCTTCACAGAACCCTACACCCTTTCTAGAAGATCAAGGATTGGCAACTTTTTCCAGCATTACCCAGATAACAACGGGGGAACAAGAAGACCAGCCGGAAATCGAGAAaatacagagaaagaaaaagaaaaaggtaaagACTAATGGCAAACAATAGACTCGTTATGGCCTCccctgaaccccccccccttttttttctttaagtgaACATGTCCACATTACAAGTATCCTCAATAAATACAAGAGGATTAAATGATCCAGTGAAATGTCAGACGGTACTTAATTACTTGTATAATAGTGGAGGGGATGTTTTCCTACTACAGGAGTGTGCCTTATCCTTCAAAGATAACTATATCAAATTTCAAAATAGATGGAAACATGGCCAATCCTTTTGGTCAGGGGATAACTTAAATAGATCAACAGGAGTGGTGGTGTTGTTGAATAACAGATCACTTTATATAGAAAAAGTGGAAAATGTCATCGATGGAAGAGTTCTGCTAATCGATATGGAAAAAAATGGGTGTAAAGTTAGATTGATTAATATCTATGGACCAACTGACTTACAGGAACGCGTGTCACTACTGCAGAC from Fundulus heteroclitus isolate FHET01 chromosome 18, MU-UCD_Fhet_4.1, whole genome shotgun sequence encodes the following:
- the LOC118566749 gene encoding uncharacterized protein LOC118566749, with translation MPFSPELIYRGPKPTIPKFIHSDPSEFARLRMALENLLPPNTTELFKYQILVDHLKLDEARLIADAYLNSPRPYTETMAALHDKFGQPHQLALKKIASVLDGPEIRRGDTGAFQRFSLQVQSLVGLLQTLGIEGEVELNCGSHVARLISKLPPEQRADFRRHQFKQPGGIYTLYDLSEWLRHESWCQGFDSQVGGKGFRERTSVRADARSTKQTVTVLHNAKGPSKHTFLPPKESQAGGQAKGKAYCAYCESTEHYFSQCNDVTKLSKEEIKHWIQVNKRCWRCARKHLAAQCTLKKPCSLCQGKHLLALHEINARTEGSNTAVAGREESCLTNSASGSLYLDRHGASNRVLLKIVPVLLRLQREPCCSRLLLKPLV